The following is a genomic window from Fervidobacterium sp..
TACAAAAGCTATGGGTTCTACAAATCCTGTTGTTATTGCTCAAGCCACGGTTGATGGAATAAAGAACCTTTTCTCCATTGAAAAGATAGCAGCTCTCAGAGACATAACCCCCGCTCAAGTAGTTCGCGGTGTTAAAAAGGAGGGTTAATGTATGAAAAAACTTAAGATAACTCTTGTAAGAAGTCCAATAGGTTACAAATACGATCAAAAGGATACAGTAAGAAGGTTGGGATTAAGAAAAATGCACCATAGTGTCATCAAAGAAGATACCCCTCAAATAAGAGGCATGATAGAAAAAGTAAAACATCTTCTCAAAGTAGAAGAAGTGGAAGAATAAGGAGGGAAATCAAATGATTACCATAGAAGATCTTAAACCAACACCAGGTTCAAATAAGAAATACAAAAGACTTGGTAGAGGGCAAGGTTCTGGTAAGGGTAAAACAGCAGGAAGAGGTCACAAAGGTCAAAAATCAAGAGGTACTGGAAAAGTAAGAGCTTGGATGGAAGGTGGTCAAACACCACTTCACAGAAGACTTCCAAAATTCGGGTTTAAGAACTTTGCTAAGAAGGTTTACGCAATAGTTAATCTTGAAACACTCGAAGAACGCTTTGAAAGCAATGATACAGTTACTCCTGAATTGCTTCTTGAAAAAGGTATTATCAATAAAATACACGATGGTGTTAAGATATTGGCAAGGGGAGAGATTACAAAACCACTTGTGGTTAAAGCTCATAAATTCAGTGAAAAGGCAAAGGAGAAGATAGAAAAAGTCGGTGGAAAAATAGAGGTGATCTGAAAATGTGGAAAGCGCTACGAAACGCAATGAAAATTCCGGAGGTAAGGGATAGGGTTATATTTACATTTCTTATGTTACTTGTTTTTAGGCTTGGTATTTACGTTCCCGTTCCAGGTGTAAATATTAAAGCCTGGGGGGAAGCGCTTTCCAAACAGGGCACCGGCCTTGCCGGTGGTGTTCTTAGTTTCTATGACGTTTTTACCGGTGGAGCGTTTAGTAGGTTTTCAGTTTTTTCAATGAGTGTTACACCGTACATTAACGCATCGATTATCATGCAGCTTCTGGCTTCTATTATTCCTTCTTTGAAAGAGCTTCTTAAGGAAGGAGAAGAAGGTAGAAAAAAATTCCAACATTATACAAAAAATCTTACACTTGGTCTTGCAGCACTTCAATCTTTCGTAGTATCTTTTGGATTGGCAAGAAGTTATCAAGGAATAATAGCTATAAACACTTGGCTGTTTGCTTTTGTATCAACAGTTTCGCTCGTTGCTGGTACAATGTTCTTACTTTGGATTGGCGATAGAATAACAGAAAAAGGTATTGGTAACGGTGTGAGTATAATGATATTTGCTGGTATAGTTTCCAGATATCCTGCTTACTTTAGAACAGCCGTTCTCGGGAATCTCAATATATTTGGATGGATTTTCCTCGTTGCAATAGCTATATTCATGATCGTTGCAATTATATATGTACAACAAGCAGAAAGAAGAATTAAGATAGAATACGCAACAAGGATGGTAGGAAGAAGAATTTATGGTGGAACAAGCACATATCTTCCTATAAAAGTCAATCACTCAGGAGTTATTCCAATAATCTTTGCATGGGCTATAGTAAGTATTCCTGAAGCAATTGCCCAGATTACTGGCGCGCAGTGGGCAATAAAATTATTCAGCATGCAAAGTCCGTTTATGATAATACTTTACGCACTCTTGATATTTTTCTTTACGTATTTCTACAGTGTTGTTGTTATAGATCCGAAAGATATCTCTGAAAATATCAAAAGATATGGTGGGTTTATACCTGGTATAAGAGCAGGTAAGCCAACAGAAGAGTATATCACTTACGTTTTAAACAGAGTAACTTTTATAGGTGCCATATTCCTTGTAGGTATATCACTGTTGCCATATCTGGTGGAGGGTATAACCAGAGTTAACATATGGCTCGGCGGTACGAGTGCACTTATTGCTGTTGGTGTTGCTCTTGATATAGCCCAACAAATAGAAGCTCATTTGATTATGAGAAATTATGAAGGATTTGTGAAAAGAGGAAAAATTGCTG
Proteins encoded in this region:
- the rpmD gene encoding 50S ribosomal protein L30, with the protein product MKKLKITLVRSPIGYKYDQKDTVRRLGLRKMHHSVIKEDTPQIRGMIEKVKHLLKVEEVEE
- the rplO gene encoding 50S ribosomal protein L15, which produces MTIEDLKPTPGSNKKYKRLGRGQGSGKGKTAGRGHKGQKSRGTGKVRAWMEGGQTPLHRRLPKFGFKNFAKKVYAIVNLETLEERFESNDTVTPELLLEKGIINKIHDGVKILARGEITKPLVVKAHKFSEKAKEKIEKVGGKIEVI
- the secY gene encoding preprotein translocase subunit SecY; translated protein: MWKALRNAMKIPEVRDRVIFTFLMLLVFRLGIYVPVPGVNIKAWGEALSKQGTGLAGGVLSFYDVFTGGAFSRFSVFSMSVTPYINASIIMQLLASIIPSLKELLKEGEEGRKKFQHYTKNLTLGLAALQSFVVSFGLARSYQGIIAINTWLFAFVSTVSLVAGTMFLLWIGDRITEKGIGNGVSIMIFAGIVSRYPAYFRTAVLGNLNIFGWIFLVAIAIFMIVAIIYVQQAERRIKIEYATRMVGRRIYGGTSTYLPIKVNHSGVIPIIFAWAIVSIPEAIAQITGAQWAIKLFSMQSPFMIILYALLIFFFTYFYSVVVIDPKDISENIKRYGGFIPGIRAGKPTEEYITYVLNRVTFIGAIFLVGISLLPYLVEGITRVNIWLGGTSALIAVGVALDIAQQIEAHLIMRNYEGFVKRGKIAGRR